One region of Zingiber officinale cultivar Zhangliang chromosome 7B, Zo_v1.1, whole genome shotgun sequence genomic DNA includes:
- the LOC122004179 gene encoding DELLA protein SLN1-like — protein MKRKHQGDWYGGAVEGGEQEKVRSSDMAALGYKVRSSDMADVAQKLEQAEMAMGTGIAASDDALLSHLAADTVHYNSSDISIWVDNILSELNAPPPPLSPPSRFDDSSSLNRRNRFLELPLVTRRASAEFAFGSDSQLDVAPSPRDSKRIKFCSSPPSSSSSTTDAATSVASPLPVVVVDTQEAGIRLVHALLACAEAVQQENRRGCCPNGDPVRITESTDIGYVALSDC, from the exons ATGAAGCGGAAGCACCAAGGGGACTGGTACGGCGGGGCGGTTGAAGGAGGAGAGCAGGAGAAGGTCCGATCATCGGATATGGCGGCGCTGGGATACAAGGTCCGGTCATCGGACATGGCGGACGTCGCGCAAAAGCTGGAGCAGGCGGAGATGGCCATGGGAACCGGCATCGCGGCCAGCGACGACGCTCTGCTTTCCCACCTTGCAGCTGACACCGTTCACTACAACTCTTCGGATATCTCGATTTGGGTGGACAACATCCTCTCCGAGCTTAACGCACCTCCTCCCCCACTCTCGCCGCCGTCGCGTTTCGACGATTCCTCTTCCCTCAACCGGCGGAATCGCTTCCTCGAGCTTCCCCTTGTCACGCGGCGCGCATCGGCGGAA TTCGCCTTTGGCTCTGATTCCCAATTGGATGTCGCGCCGTCGCCGAGGGATTCGAAAAGGATCAAGTTCTGCAGCTCGCCTCCCTCATCGTCGTCCTCGACGACGGATGCGGCGACCTCGGTTGCGTCCCCTCTGCCGGTGGTAGTAGTCGACACGCAGGAGGCTGGGATCCGCCTCGTCCACGCGCTGTTAGCCTGCGCGGAGGCGGTGCAGCAGGAAAACAGGAGAGGATGTTGTCCAAACG gtgatcctgtccgaatcactgAATCAACGGACATTGgatacgtggcgctctccgattgctga